In the Triticum aestivum cultivar Chinese Spring chromosome 2B, IWGSC CS RefSeq v2.1, whole genome shotgun sequence genome, TTAGTAGAAATATACTACTAGTAGTAGTCAGGATGATGAACTGCAGCGCGTGACGATCGACCAAACCGCGCGACTCATTTATTATTGGCAGCACTAGTGGTAGTACAAACTACGAAGGACGGGCAGATGAGATTAACCAGAGCGGACGCGGTCGCCGGCCGCGGATCGGCATGCGCCGGAGGGGGAGCGGATCAGTTGGccgccggcttgaaggaggtgagCTGGCGGGTCTTGGTCCAATACTGCTCGTACACCTCGGCGACGTAGGGCGCGCTCTTGCCGGAGCCGTCGGCCGCGTCGACGAAGAGGCGGTAGTTCATGCCGGAGACGACCTGCTGCTCGCCGCGCGTGACCCGGCGGAACCGCAGCCCGTCGCTGGTCAGCCTCGCGTGCTGCTCCACCGCCCATCCGCCGAGTTCTTGGATGTGCGCGTCCGTCACGTCCGGGATGGGGCCCCACCCGCCGACCCGCGCGCCGCggccgcccagcgccgccgccgggGCGGCCGCGAGGGCCGCGGCgaagagggcgaggaggaggacgggtaCCCGCGCCATGAAGATGGACTGGTGTTGGGGCCTGGGGAGTTGTGGGTTGGGGACGGTGGATCTGCTCGCTAGAAGGAAGTGATTGCGCGAAGGCGGTTTGGTTTGGGCGCACATGGGTTGTGATGGCCATTTATTGGAGGTCTCGGTGCCAAAGGGCCCATGGGAAGTGGCGACAAGAGAACGAATGACTTTTTGGACatactagtaagtgtgcacgtgcaacgcacgtctattTGGATTAACACATTATACTAAACTTAATACAAGACAATTTTTTCATAAATTTGAAATTTTCTTATAAAGTACACAATCTCTTATTCTCAACTTGTACAAATAATTTGAAATATCATTTCTCTTTAATCAATATCGTTTATTCTTAATCAACATGTCTCCTGTATTAAAAGACCATCCACTTTTTCCAAGGTATAAAACTCAAAATTATTTAGAAGATTCATCATGATTCTTCATATGCACACATTTATGCAAGTATAATCACACATGAAAATGTCACTTAGGACAAGTTAAGGAACCGTTTCAGTGCCAACAAACTCCAGTCAAGAATTATTATTACAATTGAGCGTCAACAACAATAGTGGGAAGATACCTCTATGGTTTGTTGAAAAAAGGAAGCCATTGTCAGATAGAGAAGTGCAGAGATGTCTTGACTGCATAAAATCAGCTGTAAAACAAGACAAAAAAATGCTAGTTGGACCATCCGATTCTATTATTGCACCACAAGTATTGTAATGTCTGGAAGCAAGAAAAGTGACTTATTTTATTATGAAAATAGAACAtgtaaaccaaataaaaattacaaTGATAAATTGCACAATTATACTTGTTATTCACTGGACAAAAGCATTAATATGACAACTTGGAACAGTTACTTGAGTACTACACATTTCTTTAAGGGCTCAGCATTCTAAAATTTTGACAATAGAACAAATATCCTCTTAGTTTGTAGTAATAATGATACGAAGATAAATAATTTGGACATGGTCTTCAACATGCGTAGGCTACCACTTGTAAGAATAACAGTGGCAAAAAAAGGCCAACAAATACcggtttagaaagaaaaaaactgcAGACATG is a window encoding:
- the LOC123040769 gene encoding cysteine proteinase inhibitor 8; translation: MARVPVLLLALFAAALAAAPAAALGGRGARVGGWGPIPDVTDAHIQELGGWAVEQHARLTSDGLRFRRVTRGEQQVVSGMNYRLFVDAADGSGKSAPYVAEVYEQYWTKTRQLTSFKPAAN